GACTCAGCAGATGAAAGTCGGTCTTGCCCTCTCCGGCGGCGGCGCAATTGGGGCTTATCAAGTCGGCGTTGTTAAGGCGCTGGCAGAGTCCGGCACCCAGATCCACGCCGTGGCAGGTGCCAGCATCGGGGCACTCAACGGCGCGATTGTCGCCTCCTCCCCCTCACTGACGCAGGCGGCAGCCAGGCTGGCTGAAGTATGGGAGCATCTCGGCGCAAATAGCCCGCTGATGGCGAATAAATCGGTCTATATCAAGCTGCTGGCGCAGGCCGCCTTTGCCTTTGGGCAGACCAACGTCCTGGGCCGGGCGGCGCAGCTGGTTGCAACGCTGGCGAGCAAAGCCAACGTGCTGCCGGACGGGTTAAGTGAGCTGGCAGATGACGCGCTGCTGTCCGATCAGCCGCTGGTGCAGCTGATGGAGCGCTATCTCGATACCGTTGCGCTAGCCAACGGCCTGCCGCTGTATGTCTCACTCTACCCTACCCAGGGTGGACTGGTGGATATCCTTAGCTGCCTGCGTGCAGAATTTGGCTTGGGCGAGACGGCAAAGTCGGTATTCCGGCATATCCAAAGCATGCCCATAGAGACGCAAAAGGAGGCGCTGCTGGCCTCTGCTGCGCTGCCGCTGCTGTTCAAGGCGCGCAGCGTTGATGGCGTACGCTACAGCGATGGCGGCATGGGCGGCTGGTCGACCATGCAGGGCAATACGCCGGTGACGCCACTGGTTGAGGCGGGCTGCAACCTGATCGTTGTTACTCACCTCAGCGACGGATCGATGTGGGATCGCCATGCCTTCCCGGATACCACGA
Above is a genomic segment from Enterobacter sp. C2 containing:
- a CDS encoding patatin-like phospholipase family protein, coding for MTQQMKVGLALSGGGAIGAYQVGVVKALAESGTQIHAVAGASIGALNGAIVASSPSLTQAAARLAEVWEHLGANSPLMANKSVYIKLLAQAAFAFGQTNVLGRAAQLVATLASKANVLPDGLSELADDALLSDQPLVQLMERYLDTVALANGLPLYVSLYPTQGGLVDILSCLRAEFGLGETAKSVFRHIQSMPIETQKEALLASAALPLLFKARSVDGVRYSDGGMGGWSTMQGNTPVTPLVEAGCNLIVVTHLSDGSMWDRHAFPDTTIMEIRPRSTLRRHDGTLGGAKDLLGFTASHVNSWIAQGYEDTLATVARIQAPLQARQALRDSYDALALSQAQDQTADDALASAMARIK